A region of the Chlamydia felis Fe/C-56 genome:
GGCGCATTAGCCGTGGGAACTGCTGTAGCCGGTATTACCCTAGCTATTGTATTGGGATCCCCAGCGCTCGCTGCTCTAGCTGTAGCCTCCGTACTATTTGCTGGAATAGCGGTTCTTGTTCACAAACACCTAACACAAAAAGCTGACGGAAACTGGTCTCAAGCCTTGGACATTAACTTCAGAGAGCTGCCTCCTCAATTCATAAACGCAAATTTCGTCGTTACTCCCGGAGCTACTTTCTCCTTCTATCAAAATAAGAAAAATCCCCAAGTTAAACTAGGCATACAAGAAGACTCTCTCTCTGGATTTTCTTTAAAATTCCTTGCTCTTCCCAGATCAAACACAGCAAGAACGGTGACAGGCCAAAAAGGAATCGCGTTCAACATTCTACTTCCTAGCCCACAGACTTCGATTTCACTAAATACGAATCAAGCTCACGCCTTTTTCTCTACTCTTACAAAGCATAATCAGCACCATCTATGGTCGGCCTCTCAATATCAAGGACAAACATCCATTAGACAGCCGTTTGCCCCAACAGAAGTCCGTTCCACAAAGTTAGATATAAAAAATAAAACCTCTATACCGCTTTCTGAAAAAGAAACCTACCCCGCATTCATAGGACACGCACGCGGACTTAAACTCGAAGAGTTCTCCGGAGAGAATGAACAGGTCATGAATAATTACTATAACCGTGCGCTTTTTACCTATGAGAACTGTTTAAAGGAAGCCATTGAAAAAGGCTGCTCTGTAGTCTCTGTTCCCCTATTCTCTTCTGTCTGCGAACTACATTTAAAAGACAAGCGCCCTAAACAAAATCATAATTACGAATGGCTTTTGGGATGCAACCATCTATGTAAAAAAGCTTTAATTGAAGCTGTGAATAATATAGCGCTTTCCAACCCCAACTCTTTAAAACTCCTTGTCCTCCTACAAGATCCGTTTGCTTCTCAACCCTAATTGCGTACTCAAGGAGAGCATTTGATAAAAATGCCCTCCTCGCGTTTTCAAATAAAAAATTCTCTAAAAAGAACCTTTTATTTTTTTCCTCACGCCATTACCCTATTTTTAGGTTTATAGGAGAAAAGCAATCCTATGAATTGCGTATTTAGGAAAGAACATTGAGGGAAAGCTTAAGAAGTTTCTTTAGGTTTGGCGGGCTGCCTTGCGGTCACATTGGGGAGCAAATTCTAATTATCTTTTAAACTCGTTCTCGAGTTGAATTTGGCAAAAATTAATTCGCTCACGAGTTAGGGTGATTAAAC
Encoded here:
- a CDS encoding membrane protein — encoded protein: MPSINSGSSQNQVGRQNVPDFTPALSPREISTQRTNKVLKITSLSILGALAVGTAVAGITLAIVLGSPALAALAVASVLFAGIAVLVHKHLTQKADGNWSQALDINFRELPPQFINANFVVTPGATFSFYQNKKNPQVKLGIQEDSLSGFSLKFLALPRSNTARTVTGQKGIAFNILLPSPQTSISLNTNQAHAFFSTLTKHNQHHLWSASQYQGQTSIRQPFAPTEVRSTKLDIKNKTSIPLSEKETYPAFIGHARGLKLEEFSGENEQVMNNYYNRALFTYENCLKEAIEKGCSVVSVPLFSSVCELHLKDKRPKQNHNYEWLLGCNHLCKKALIEAVNNIALSNPNSLKLLVLLQDPFASQP